GATCACCTTGATAGGCTTTCTCTGTCCCCAGATGATCTTCTGAATTTTTTCAACCGTCTCCGGGGCAAAATACTGTTCCCCCGTTTCCAGGCACACCCTGGCAGGCACATGCTCCACGATGTAGAATTTCCCATCCATTTCTAGCGTATACGTCACGTACTGCTCACTGTATGTTTCCTTGATTGAGCTTCCCATCGTTACCTCCTCCTGATCTTATGGTCGATCCATAGGTCTTTATCAGGCTCATAAACTGTTATGATTTTAACAAGCGGCCTGTCTGGATAGCTGCACTGGATATGCAGCGGACGACCTGCTTCCGTAACGCCAAATATCAAGCAGCTCGGTCCGTACTTGTCATCCGGATAATCCTCAATGATCAGACTTTGTGACGCAATGGCCTCGGCTACCTCATGACGGCAATGCGCCTCTTGATGGTCTGATCAACCGCATGTTTTGAATATTCATACTGTCCGCTTGCGGCCTTCTGCTTGATGTCATCGATCATGGAATCAATTTTCCTATTGTTTATAATTGTATCAAGAATCAGATGATTTGTCAAAACTTGAATAA
This Syntrophales bacterium DNA region includes the following protein-coding sequences:
- a CDS encoding YgiT-type zinc finger protein; amino-acid sequence: MGSSIKETYSEQYVTYTLEMDGKFYIVEHVPARVCLETGEQYFAPETVEKIQKIIWGQRKPIKVIETPVYEFGLAGMGS